The Passer domesticus isolate bPasDom1 chromosome 28, bPasDom1.hap1, whole genome shotgun sequence nucleotide sequence ggatgtgctgcacaggtttttctggttttcttcttccttggaTCAGAAttttccctcctgaccatcatgtgctacaaccgctacgtgtccatctgcaaacccctgcactacgggaccctcctgggcagcagagcttgtgcccacatggcagcagctgcctgggccactgtctttctcaatgctctcatgcacacagccaatacattttccctgcccctgtgccatggcaatgtcctgggccagttcttctgtgaaatcccacacatcctcaagctctcctgctccaaatcctatgTCAGGGAACTGGGGCTTCTTGCTATTAGTGGCTGTTTAGGACTCGGATGTTtcgtgttcattgttttctcctatatgcagatcttcagggctgtgctgaggatcccatctgagcagggacggcacaaagccttttccacctgcctccctcacctggctgtggtctctctgttcctcagcactggcaAATTTGCCTACCTGAAGCCCCCAtccatgtcctccccatccgtggatctggccctgtcagttctatactcagtggtgcctccagccctgaaccccctcatctacagcctgaggaaccaggagctcaaggctgcagtatGGAGAATGGTGACTGGACagtttcagaaacattaaactgctggccaatttctgcaaatcacttgtaataaatataaattttgatACTTCTTGTTGGTTTCATTTTAGAGGTTCTTTCTCCTTGTTTTAGCTTTCCCATACTGTCCACTAATAAATGCCATTGCttgtgccatttctcattttctttctctccaccttccctgtagCCACAGACCATGTCAATGAGGGGCTGCGCTCTCAGTGTCTTTAAacgaactaaaggatctcccagcagagttttctgcagagatgcccttttgttgccttctctggagctgcagcagcaatgtctgtgtgcagagctgggggcagatcagtgctggcacagcagctctgcccagcagcagcagcagcacttggtgttgccagtgctgctgccgtggccctgccccgctgtcctggtggccctggtgttgctgcagggcctgagtgctctcggggccgagcacagtcctgggggtggcagtgctggggctgcagcagggacaggccatgggcactgctggggcagcgctgatgcctcaggccagggccctgggggctgcaggctccttgcccaggctctctcaagaacacggccaggccaatgctcagcacagaaaagccccagggtgagcagccccaggctggccgtgggcaggctgggggcaaacagcatggctggggctctgcaagggccctgggggagacgggaaggagcagcagagcaggggctgatccatccccagtgcgctgcacagcccagggcagcgtcccagagcgtcctcatggagctgccagcaacatccctcctctgcagccctggcctctcccccagctcacacaggtgctgcatccttgcaggcacagccacggcagcactggctcaggagcccctgtttgcattgcacagagcaggcaggagcacccccatgctgctgctgtggggacatgaacctgagggagcacaaatgccacccccaaactgccctgagcatttcctttgcttcacctttgctttctttactctGTTCTTGTataaatttcttcctcttgcccacccctgttccctcctgggcatccagcccatccctgtttgccctttcctctctggccccactccccattgcagttcctgacttggcaccatgggaacgtccattgggcagcaggatcatccttcaagtgctgcaggaattgtctgcaggctcctgcagtgcctcgtgctgctcccttgccagaggtaccccaggccagggggcacatctgggctgctgtgtctgcctgtggggctccctgttctgggcaatgaagAGGAGCttcagaggctctgcaggactgacaggatgggctttggggctggcaggagaagctgaggcacctgggctgctggagcttctgaagaggaggcccagggctcatcgtgcaactgctgcaagggtggtttcagagaatcccagaatcagctaGGTTGGGAAagtccttggagatcatcaagtccaacgtGTGTCCTGACACCTCCttgtctcccctgagcctcctcttctccaggataaacagctccagctccctcatctgctcctcacaggactagTGCTCCAgatccctcaccagccttgttgcccttctctggacatgctccagcccttccatgcccttcctaaattgggggacCCAGAACTGCAAACAGCAcgcgaggtgctgcccaaccagtgctgagcacaggggaagaatcactgccctgctcctgctggccacaccattcctgatccaggccaggagccattggccttcttggccacctgggcacactgctgcctcatgtccagcctgctgtccatcagtccctgcaggtcccttcctgcctggctgctgtccagccactctgtccccagcctgtagtgctgcagggattgttgtggccaaagtgcaggacccagcacagggacttgtaaaacctcaccttgttggctttgggccctggatccagcctgtccaggtccctctgcagagccctcctaccctccagcagatctacactcacacccagcttggtgtcatgtGCAAATTTACTGATAttggactcaatcccctcatccagatcatcagtgcagatattGAAATCCGCGCTGGCTGGCTCTCatccctcagccatcctgtgggtgccctttgatggcactcaaggtgatctgttccataaccttgctgggcacacaggtcaggctgacaggcctggagttccccagatcctccttccagcccttcttggggatggggtCATACTGGCACCTCCAAtgctctgggacctccctggtgtgccaggactgatggtaaatgatggagagcagcttggggagctcatccaccagctccctcatccccccaggatggatcccatctggttaCAGAGATACCTGTGAAcatctgagtggctcagcaggtcaccagctgcttcctcctggattccagggggctgttctgctccctgtgcccatctaccagctcaggagaacacttgtcctgaggatggcctgtccTAATATTGAAAATTGAGACAAACCAGGTGTTAAGTAGCTCAGCCGTTTCCTTATCTTTAGTTATTATATTCT carries:
- the LOC135286974 gene encoding olfactory receptor 14A16-like, with amino-acid sequence MSPHVQPQQMSNSSSISHFFLLALTDTRQLQLLHFCLLLGISLAALLGNGLIISAVACGHHLHTPMFFFLLNLALSNLGSICTTVPKAMHNSLWNTTTISYTGCAAQVFLVFFFLGSEFSLLTIMCYNRYVSICKPLHYGTLLGSRACAHMAAAAWATVFLNALMHTANTFSLPLCHGNVLGQFFCEIPHILKLSCSKSYVRELGLLAISGCLGLGCFVFIVFSYMQIFRAVLRIPSEQGRHKAFSTCLPHLAVVSLFLSTGKFAYLKPPSMSSPSVDLALSVLYSVVPPALNPLIYSLRNQELKAAVWRMVTGQFQKH